From the Desulfarculaceae bacterium genome, one window contains:
- a CDS encoding protein kinase: MKTIGKYTVLGFLGRGGMSRVYKVRHDIGPVRALKLFAPRAELATLLPGDELRARFLDEAATLAELKHPRLVRVHQVHPHEPAFYVMDHYCLSLAEVIGEGARLEDPTRPLGVEQALAWGAQALEGLSVLHRAGVVHRDLKPANLMLGDDETVRLGDLGLSHRHGELSSGRPNLVLGSPAYAAPELERDPLGVDPRADLYSLGVSLFRLLTGHLPEEGRAASVLRLELDVAWDAFFDTALADKPDGRFVDAQAMASALHELFVAWEARREAACALIEPTPAPDSAPEGQPRSEPLRVRLAEARDAFGLDGLMRPQQWLPRDLAQAGPGVLHDAASGLFWQKGGSPQPLTHEQAAGYVQALNLRRLGGRNGWRLPTVAELATLLAPPPAPGQDCAPPIMDPLQDRLWSADTATPCAAWYANLAAGYLGRADKDCFLFVRAVRA; encoded by the coding sequence TTGAAGACCATCGGCAAATACACGGTGCTGGGTTTCCTGGGGCGCGGCGGCATGTCCCGGGTGTACAAGGTGCGCCACGATATCGGCCCGGTGCGGGCGCTCAAGCTCTTCGCGCCCCGGGCCGAGCTGGCCACCCTGCTGCCCGGCGATGAGTTGCGCGCCCGCTTTTTGGACGAGGCAGCCACCCTGGCCGAGCTGAAACACCCCCGCCTGGTGCGGGTGCACCAGGTGCATCCCCACGAGCCCGCTTTTTACGTGATGGACCATTACTGCCTGAGCCTGGCCGAGGTGATCGGCGAGGGGGCCCGTTTGGAAGACCCCACCCGGCCCCTGGGGGTGGAGCAGGCCCTGGCCTGGGGGGCCCAGGCCCTGGAGGGCCTGAGCGTGTTGCACCGGGCCGGAGTGGTGCACCGCGACCTCAAGCCGGCCAACCTCATGCTGGGCGACGACGAGACGGTGCGCCTGGGCGACCTGGGCCTGAGCCACCGCCACGGGGAGCTTTCCAGCGGGAGGCCCAACCTGGTGCTAGGCTCGCCGGCCTATGCCGCGCCCGAGCTGGAGCGCGATCCCTTGGGCGTGGACCCCCGCGCGGACCTCTACTCCCTGGGGGTGAGCCTGTTCCGTCTGCTCACCGGACACCTGCCCGAAGAGGGTAGGGCAGCCTCGGTGCTGCGCCTCGAACTGGACGTGGCCTGGGACGCCTTTTTCGATACGGCCCTGGCCGACAAGCCGGACGGCCGCTTTGTGGACGCCCAAGCCATGGCCTCGGCCCTGCACGAGCTGTTCGTGGCCTGGGAGGCGCGCCGCGAGGCGGCCTGCGCCTTGATCGAGCCCACGCCCGCTCCGGACAGCGCCCCGGAAGGCCAGCCCCGGAGCGAGCCGCTGCGGGTGCGCCTGGCCGAGGCGCGCGATGCCTTTGGCCTGGACGGGCTCATGCGGCCCCAGCAGTGGTTGCCCCGCGATCTGGCCCAGGCCGGTCCGGGAGTGCTGCATGACGCGGCCAGCGGCCTGTTCTGGCAAAAGGGCGGCTCGCCCCAGCCCCTGACCCACGAGCAGGCCGCCGGTTACGTCCAGGCCCTGAACCTGCGCCGCCTGGGGGGCCGCAATGGCTGGCGTCTGCCCACCGTGGCCGAGCTGGCCACCCTGTTGGCCCCGCCCCCCGCGCCTGGGCAAGACTGCGCCCCGCCCATCATGGACCCCTTGCAGGATCGCCTGTGGTCGGCGGACACCGCCACGCCCTGCGCGGCCTGGTACGCCAACCTGGCGGCGGGCTATTTGGGCCGGGCCGACAAGGACTGCTTTTTGTTCGTGCGCGCGGTCCGCGCTTGA
- a CDS encoding GNAT family N-acetyltransferase, whose translation MQKTAMEIRPLNADGYEDACALVRRVFAEHVAPLFPPEGVEEFLSYVTPEALTTRREEGNLQLAAWQGGDMIAFLEMRTGPHLALLFVDSARQRGGVGRGLLARGLELWPEAGFSQVTVNASPNAVGAYARLGFAPDGGLQTHNGITFQAMRLEIEPNKGNT comes from the coding sequence ATGCAAAAGACGGCAATGGAAATACGTCCCCTGAACGCTGACGGATATGAAGATGCCTGCGCCCTGGTGCGCCGGGTGTTTGCCGAACACGTGGCTCCGCTCTTTCCGCCCGAGGGGGTGGAGGAGTTTTTGAGCTACGTGACGCCAGAGGCCCTGACCACGCGGCGCGAAGAGGGCAACCTGCAATTGGCCGCCTGGCAGGGCGGGGACATGATCGCCTTTCTGGAGATGCGAACCGGGCCACACCTGGCCCTGCTGTTCGTGGACTCGGCCCGGCAGAGGGGCGGCGTGGGCCGTGGCCTGCTGGCCCGGGGCCTGGAGCTGTGGCCCGAGGCGGGATTCAGCCAAGTAACGGTCAACGCCTCGCCCAACGCGGTGGGGGCCTATGCCCGTCTGGGCTTCGCGCCCGACGGCGGGCTGCAAACCCACAACGGCATCACCTTCCAGGCCATGCGCCTGGAAATCGAACCAAACAAGGGTAATACTTAG
- the surE gene encoding 5'/3'-nucleotidase SurE, producing the protein MRLLITNDDGAYAPGIKALYAALAPEHEVWVVAPETEQSAVGHAITLADPIRVHPLTPESGMQGWAVTGTPADCVKLALCELLPAPPQMVLSGINQGANVGVNLLYSGTVSAATEGAIMGLPAMSLSLATHEPFDFSYAASVGALLVREWQGLGVPPGVSLNVNVPALAPQRIKGIRFTRQSQARLSESFLRREDPRGHTYYWQAGEKMGTEGDGQTDYPALLEGYVTITPVEHDLTHDRSLEALRGRGLELPPV; encoded by the coding sequence ATGCGGCTGCTCATCACCAACGACGACGGGGCCTACGCGCCGGGCATCAAGGCCCTGTACGCGGCCCTGGCCCCGGAGCACGAGGTTTGGGTGGTGGCCCCTGAGACCGAGCAATCCGCCGTGGGCCACGCCATCACCCTGGCCGACCCCATCCGGGTGCATCCCCTGACTCCGGAGAGCGGGATGCAGGGCTGGGCGGTCACCGGCACCCCGGCCGACTGCGTGAAGCTGGCCCTGTGCGAGCTGTTGCCCGCGCCTCCCCAGATGGTGCTCTCGGGCATCAACCAGGGGGCCAACGTGGGGGTGAACCTGCTCTACTCGGGCACGGTGAGCGCGGCCACCGAGGGGGCCATCATGGGCCTGCCGGCCATGAGCCTCTCCCTGGCCACCCACGAGCCCTTTGACTTCTCCTACGCCGCCTCGGTGGGGGCCCTACTGGTGCGCGAGTGGCAGGGCCTGGGGGTGCCGCCCGGGGTCTCGCTCAACGTGAACGTGCCCGCCCTAGCCCCCCAGCGCATCAAAGGCATCCGCTTCACCCGCCAGTCCCAGGCCCGGCTCAGCGAGAGCTTTCTGCGCCGCGAGGACCCCCGGGGCCACACCTACTACTGGCAGGCCGGGGAGAAGATGGGCACCGAGGGCGATGGCCAGACCGACTACCCCGCCCTGCTGGAAGGCTACGTGACCATAACCCCGGTGGAGCACGACCTGACCCACGACCGCTCCCTGGAGGCCCTGCGCGGCCGGGGCCTGGAGCTGCCTCCCGTTTAG
- a CDS encoding trypsin-like peptidase domain-containing protein — translation MSRLSPRPAIFIFPLLIALLLASPAAPGASERRTSPVVEVVKAAGPAVVNISSTARRQVSPFRSGDDMLDRFFQEFFRPLEREQTNLGSGFIIDGKKGLIVTNSHVVEGGSEIKVQLADRRVFSAKLVGGDPSSDLAVLQIDPGGKPLPQVKLGDSRSLMIGESLVAIGNPFGLQHTVTTGVVSAINRRVPTGPGSSMGGLIQTDASINPGNSGGPLLNLDGEVMGINTAIFQRAQGIGFAIPANRVRRVVNDLLTKGEVLPTWLGLQLQDLTPRLAGHFGLDSSSGVVVLAVEAHSPASAAGLERGMVILALDEVPLEDTADYQARLGAVAPGDKVRLWFLDHGRRQTATLVAKAYPLEHSPELVWQRLGLEAAPMDQATARLYGARPGGALMIAKIRPGSKAERARLKPGDLLLRVGREPVEDVREFHYQMVRARHQPEVAILFQRGRARQVITFGR, via the coding sequence ATGAGCCGTTTGTCGCCCAGACCAGCCATATTCATCTTCCCGTTGCTCATTGCCCTGCTGCTGGCCTCCCCGGCCGCGCCGGGGGCCAGCGAGCGCCGCACCAGCCCGGTGGTGGAGGTGGTCAAGGCGGCCGGGCCCGCGGTGGTCAACATCTCCTCCACCGCCCGCCGTCAGGTGAGCCCTTTCCGCTCCGGCGACGACATGCTGGACCGCTTCTTTCAAGAGTTCTTTCGGCCCCTGGAGCGGGAGCAGACCAACCTGGGCTCCGGCTTTATCATCGACGGCAAAAAGGGCCTGATCGTCACCAACAGCCATGTGGTGGAAGGCGGCAGCGAAATCAAGGTGCAGCTGGCCGACCGCCGGGTGTTCAGCGCCAAGCTGGTGGGCGGCGATCCGTCCTCGGACCTGGCGGTGTTGCAGATAGATCCGGGCGGCAAGCCGCTGCCCCAGGTGAAGCTGGGCGACTCGCGCTCGCTGATGATCGGCGAGAGCCTGGTGGCCATCGGCAACCCCTTTGGCCTGCAGCACACCGTGACCACCGGGGTGGTCAGCGCCATCAACCGGCGGGTGCCCACCGGACCGGGCTCTTCCATGGGCGGCCTGATCCAGACCGACGCCAGCATCAACCCGGGCAACAGCGGCGGTCCACTCTTAAACCTGGACGGCGAGGTCATGGGCATCAACACCGCCATCTTCCAGCGGGCCCAGGGCATCGGCTTCGCCATCCCCGCCAACCGGGTGCGCCGGGTGGTCAACGACCTGCTTACCAAGGGCGAGGTCTTGCCTACCTGGCTGGGCCTGCAACTGCAGGACCTCACCCCCCGCCTGGCCGGTCACTTCGGCCTGGACTCGTCCTCGGGGGTGGTGGTGCTGGCCGTGGAGGCCCACAGCCCGGCCTCCGCCGCCGGCCTGGAGCGGGGCATGGTCATCCTGGCCCTGGACGAGGTGCCCCTGGAGGACACCGCCGACTACCAGGCCCGCTTGGGTGCGGTGGCCCCGGGCGACAAGGTGCGCCTGTGGTTCCTGGACCATGGCCGCCGCCAGACCGCCACCCTGGTCGCCAAGGCCTATCCCCTGGAGCACTCGCCCGAGCTGGTGTGGCAGCGTTTGGGATTGGAGGCCGCGCCCATGGACCAGGCCACGGCCCGCCTCTACGGCGCGCGGCCGGGCGGCGCCCTGATGATCGCCAAGATCCGCCCCGGCTCCAAGGCCGAGCGGGCCCGCCTTAAGCCCGGCGACCTCCTCCTCCGGGTGGGGCGCGAGCCGGTGGAGGACGTGCGCGAGTTCCACTACCAGATGGTGCGCGCCAGGCATCAGCCCGAGGTGGCGATTCTGTTCCAGCGGGGCAGGGCCCGGCAGGTAATTACCTTCGGAAGATAG
- a CDS encoding YceI family protein has protein sequence MRRISLLVALAALLALSAPALAAAPAWQFDPPHCQIIFQIKHVFAPVMGQFMKFGGKVNFSPDDLATSKVELTIDAASLDTGVDARDNHLRTADFFDTKRYPHITFRSTSFQAKGKNRFVVKGKLTMKDVTKPVELVFNYLGSKPNPMNKGQMVAGFTSEFYLDRLDYHVGSGKFYEQGVVGNKVLVYIHLELVR, from the coding sequence ATGAGGCGAATCAGCTTGTTGGTGGCCCTGGCCGCTCTGTTGGCCCTGTCCGCGCCCGCCCTGGCGGCCGCGCCCGCCTGGCAGTTCGACCCGCCCCACTGCCAGATCATCTTTCAGATAAAACACGTCTTCGCCCCGGTGATGGGCCAGTTCATGAAGTTCGGCGGCAAGGTTAACTTCAGCCCCGATGACCTGGCCACGAGCAAGGTGGAGCTGACCATCGACGCGGCCAGCCTGGACACCGGGGTGGACGCCCGCGACAACCACCTGCGCACCGCCGATTTCTTCGACACCAAGCGCTACCCCCACATCACCTTCCGGAGCACCAGCTTCCAGGCCAAAGGCAAGAACCGGTTCGTGGTCAAGGGCAAGCTGACCATGAAGGACGTGACCAAGCCGGTGGAGCTGGTGTTCAACTATCTGGGCAGCAAGCCCAACCCCATGAACAAGGGCCAGATGGTGGCAGGCTTCACCTCCGAGTTCTACCTGGACCGCCTGGACTATCACGTGGGCAGCGGCAAGTTCTACGAGCAGGGGGTCGTGGGCAACAAGGTGCTGGTGTACATCCATCTGGAGCTGGTGCGTTAG
- a CDS encoding FAD-dependent oxidoreductase, translating into MPEYPRLFSPLKVGGRELPNRVIMPSMGSNLADSQGRVTPAMIAYYRARAAGGPGLLVVEAACVHPSGKVIDRNFMAHEDSLLDGMSALAEAIKEQGTIAILQLIHGGRNAHPRLVGEALAPSALRGPTAHATPRAMTIIEIEAMVQAFARTAWRAMAAGFAGVEVHAAHEYLVHEFLTPYANKRQDAYGGDLQRRARFALEVARAVRGAIGPEGLLSFRLSGEDHVSGGMGPAEAAATAKMLQDAGADLISVTGGVYETPHMVVPPIPMPAGTHLDAAREVKKAVSIPVAGVGRINTASQAEAALEGLDLVAVGRAFIADPQWLKRAAEGGETLTRPCIGCNQGCIDRVLSGAPLSCVANPWAGLEELTESLAPTPLPATVAVVGAGLAGLEAARTLGELGHKVTLFEAGEEIGGQVRLASLPPGKGEFLGMVRFYQNALAKLPNVELRLKQKATVKTVCAVHPNAVVIATGSDPMLPDLPGVSEAPLVTARQVLAGVAEVGKRVAVLGGGNLGSEVAHYLAERGHEVCIIELGLGIGNDLGPARRYYLRRELGKYKVRRYVRAKVRRLFKDKVSFLHTRPDGTRELTYVEPLDTFVVAMGAKPVERIFLALEPKVSAIFLAGDALSPAGMGQATSEGARVALAIHQLAVEGKLAPPAAPTC; encoded by the coding sequence ATGCCTGAGTACCCCAGACTGTTCAGCCCCCTCAAGGTGGGCGGCCGCGAGCTGCCCAACCGGGTGATCATGCCCTCCATGGGCAGCAACCTGGCCGACAGCCAGGGTCGGGTGACTCCGGCCATGATCGCCTATTACCGCGCCCGCGCGGCGGGGGGGCCGGGCCTGCTGGTGGTGGAGGCGGCCTGCGTGCATCCCTCGGGCAAGGTGATCGACCGGAACTTCATGGCCCACGAGGACAGCCTTCTGGACGGCATGAGCGCCCTGGCCGAGGCCATCAAGGAGCAGGGGACCATTGCCATCCTCCAGCTCATCCACGGGGGGCGCAACGCCCATCCCCGCCTGGTGGGCGAGGCCCTGGCCCCCAGCGCCCTGCGCGGCCCCACGGCCCACGCCACCCCCCGCGCCATGACCATCATCGAGATCGAGGCCATGGTGCAGGCCTTTGCCCGCACCGCCTGGCGGGCCATGGCCGCTGGTTTCGCCGGGGTGGAGGTGCACGCGGCCCACGAGTACCTGGTGCACGAGTTCCTCACGCCCTATGCCAACAAGCGCCAGGACGCCTATGGCGGCGACTTGCAGCGCCGGGCCCGCTTCGCCCTGGAGGTGGCCCGCGCGGTGCGCGGGGCCATCGGGCCGGAAGGGCTCTTGTCCTTCCGCCTCTCGGGCGAGGACCACGTCAGCGGGGGCATGGGGCCGGCCGAAGCGGCCGCCACCGCCAAGATGCTTCAGGACGCGGGGGCTGACCTGATCTCGGTGACCGGCGGGGTGTATGAGACACCGCACATGGTGGTGCCGCCCATCCCCATGCCCGCGGGCACCCATCTTGACGCGGCCCGCGAGGTGAAAAAAGCGGTGAGCATCCCGGTGGCCGGGGTGGGGCGCATCAACACCGCTTCTCAGGCCGAGGCCGCCTTGGAGGGCCTGGACCTGGTGGCCGTGGGCCGCGCCTTCATTGCCGACCCCCAGTGGCTCAAGCGCGCGGCCGAGGGGGGCGAGACGCTCACCCGCCCCTGCATCGGCTGCAACCAGGGCTGCATCGACCGGGTGCTCTCCGGCGCCCCGCTCAGCTGCGTGGCCAATCCCTGGGCCGGGCTGGAGGAGCTTACCGAGTCCCTGGCCCCGACGCCGCTGCCGGCCACGGTGGCTGTGGTGGGGGCCGGTCTGGCCGGGCTGGAGGCGGCGCGCACCCTGGGCGAGCTGGGCCACAAGGTTACGCTGTTCGAGGCGGGCGAGGAAATCGGTGGCCAGGTGCGCCTGGCCTCCCTGCCGCCGGGCAAGGGCGAGTTCTTGGGCATGGTGCGCTTCTACCAGAACGCCCTGGCCAAGCTGCCCAACGTGGAGCTGCGCCTCAAGCAAAAGGCCACGGTAAAGACAGTCTGCGCGGTGCATCCCAACGCGGTGGTCATCGCCACCGGCTCCGACCCCATGCTGCCCGACCTGCCCGGAGTGAGCGAGGCCCCGCTGGTCACCGCCCGCCAGGTGCTGGCCGGAGTGGCCGAGGTGGGCAAGCGGGTGGCTGTCCTTGGTGGCGGCAACCTGGGCTCCGAGGTGGCCCACTACCTGGCCGAGCGGGGCCATGAGGTGTGCATCATCGAGCTGGGCCTGGGCATCGGCAACGACCTGGGGCCCGCCCGCCGCTACTATCTGCGCCGCGAGCTGGGCAAGTACAAGGTGCGCCGCTACGTGCGGGCCAAGGTGCGCCGTCTGTTCAAGGACAAAGTGAGCTTCTTGCACACCCGGCCCGACGGCACCCGCGAGCTTACCTACGTGGAGCCCCTGGACACCTTCGTGGTGGCCATGGGGGCCAAGCCGGTGGAGCGCATCTTCCTGGCCCTGGAGCCCAAGGTGAGCGCCATCTTCCTGGCCGGCGACGCCCTGAGCCCGGCCGGCATGGGCCAGGCCACCAGCGAGGGAGCCCGGGTGGCCCTGGCCATCCATCAACTGGCCGTGGAGGGCAAGCTGGCCCCTCCCGCGGCCCCGACCTGCTGA
- a CDS encoding metallophosphatase family protein, which produces MRLAALSDVHGNLEAFRSVLNDLEGQGVEHTVLLGDLVGYGPDPEACVELARELELPAVMGNHELGLSDPKTMAWFNPTARRSLEQVGAMLSPESLAWLGGLPLFLVYGPCRLVHGAPPASATKYYFEMGKAEIVKRMKRIAEPWCLVGHTHELDMCRIDGNEVTRIGLKEGRHDLEPGARYLINAGAVGQPRDGDPRAKYVIVDDQARDIEVRCVPYDVDTTVDKILAKGLPEFNARRLQNP; this is translated from the coding sequence ATGCGGCTTGCGGCTCTCAGCGACGTGCACGGCAACCTGGAGGCCTTTCGGTCGGTGCTAAACGACCTGGAAGGGCAGGGAGTGGAGCACACTGTGCTTCTGGGCGACCTGGTGGGGTATGGCCCGGACCCCGAGGCCTGCGTGGAGCTGGCCCGCGAGCTGGAGCTGCCCGCCGTCATGGGCAACCACGAGCTGGGACTGAGCGATCCCAAGACCATGGCCTGGTTCAACCCCACCGCCCGCCGCTCCCTGGAGCAGGTGGGGGCCATGCTCAGCCCGGAGTCCCTGGCCTGGCTGGGCGGCCTGCCTCTTTTCCTGGTCTATGGGCCTTGCCGCCTGGTGCACGGCGCGCCGCCCGCCTCGGCCACCAAGTATTACTTCGAGATGGGCAAGGCCGAGATCGTCAAGCGCATGAAGCGCATCGCCGAGCCCTGGTGCCTGGTGGGCCACACCCACGAGCTGGACATGTGCCGCATCGACGGCAACGAGGTGACGCGCATCGGGCTGAAGGAAGGCCGCCATGATCTGGAGCCGGGCGCGCGCTATTTGATCAACGCGGGCGCGGTGGGACAGCCCCGCGACGGCGACCCCCGCGCCAAGTACGTCATCGTGGACGACCAGGCCCGCGATATCGAGGTGCGCTGCGTGCCCTACGACGTGGACACCACGGTGGACAAGATCCTGGCCAAGGGCCTGCCCGAGTTCAACGCCCGCCGTTTGCAAAATCCTTGA
- a CDS encoding HD domain-containing protein, producing the protein MRALAKLLFEAGMLKKMRRTGYPFLGSGGESIADHCFRAALIGYLLAVELDDVDEGKVALLLLHHDLAEARTGDLNYMNKRYCTADEEKALEHATRELPEALAARIKEHCREFNAGESKEAQLAHDADQLDLLIELKEQQDLGNPYAKHWIHYALKRLQTEAARELAHTVLTTDWTDWWFEKRDDLWVRNNHNGD; encoded by the coding sequence GTGAGGGCTCTGGCCAAGCTGCTGTTCGAAGCGGGCATGCTCAAGAAGATGCGCCGCACCGGCTACCCTTTTCTGGGCAGCGGCGGCGAGTCCATCGCCGACCATTGCTTCCGGGCCGCGCTCATCGGCTATCTGCTGGCCGTGGAGCTGGATGACGTGGACGAGGGCAAGGTGGCGCTCTTGTTGTTGCACCACGACCTGGCCGAGGCCCGCACCGGCGATCTGAACTACATGAACAAGCGCTACTGTACCGCGGACGAGGAAAAGGCCCTGGAGCACGCCACCCGCGAGCTGCCCGAGGCCCTGGCCGCGCGCATCAAGGAGCACTGCCGCGAGTTCAACGCCGGCGAGAGCAAGGAGGCCCAGCTGGCCCACGACGCGGACCAGCTCGACCTGCTTATTGAGTTGAAAGAGCAGCAGGACCTGGGCAACCCCTACGCCAAGCACTGGATCCACTACGCCCTCAAGCGCCTGCAAACCGAAGCCGCCCGCGAGCTGGCCCACACCGTGCTCACCACCGACTGGACCGACTGGTGGTTCGAGAAGCGCGACGACCTCTGGGTGCGCAACAACCACAACGGGGACTAG
- a CDS encoding flavodoxin family protein: protein MQALVLNGSARGDKGVTGRLSRALAAGLEQGGASVDTILVKDLEISPCVACLSCMHRHPGRCAQRDGMDQIYPLLQQADLLVIAAPVYTDSMSAQIKAVMDRCVCAMQAFLEKDAAGRIRHPMAWDLPAQTVLVSTCSFPEYATFGPLIATVRAQAANFGGQCVAELCVPGSLALQMAPAELEPHLELIAQAGQELAKEGRVRETTLRAIQRPPLSVDRFRELAGRYEQWCRKQLAKAADNS from the coding sequence ATGCAAGCATTGGTGCTCAACGGCAGCGCGCGGGGAGACAAGGGCGTAACCGGCAGGCTTTCCAGGGCCTTGGCGGCCGGGTTGGAGCAGGGCGGGGCCTCGGTGGACACCATCCTGGTCAAGGACCTGGAGATATCGCCCTGCGTGGCCTGCCTAAGCTGCATGCACCGCCATCCGGGCCGCTGCGCCCAGCGCGACGGTATGGATCAAATTTACCCCTTGCTGCAACAGGCCGATCTGCTGGTCATTGCCGCGCCGGTATACACCGACTCCATGAGCGCCCAGATCAAGGCGGTGATGGACCGCTGCGTCTGCGCCATGCAGGCCTTTCTGGAAAAGGACGCGGCCGGGCGCATCCGCCATCCCATGGCCTGGGACTTGCCCGCCCAGACGGTGCTGGTGAGCACCTGCTCCTTCCCGGAGTACGCCACCTTCGGCCCGCTCATCGCCACGGTGCGGGCCCAGGCGGCCAACTTCGGCGGCCAGTGCGTGGCCGAGCTGTGCGTGCCCGGCTCCCTGGCCTTGCAGATGGCCCCCGCCGAGTTGGAGCCGCATCTGGAGCTGATCGCCCAGGCGGGCCAAGAGCTGGCCAAGGAGGGCAGGGTGCGCGAGACCACCCTGAGGGCCATCCAGAGGCCTCCGCTCAGCGTGGACCGCTTCCGCGAGCTGGCCGGGCGCTATGAGCAGTGGTGCCGCAAGCAGCTGGCCAAGGCGGCGGACAATTCGTAA
- a CDS encoding class I SAM-dependent methyltransferase: MSPLDPRGAAGLILELVWASGEAAHKDLLYAPVDLWGDILPPRLLDGLKDLGQGDSLELDLTTAESVPARSEALVRAAPWSAFASGQMRPRAGRFYPRRLLSGVAGVSPNSLEPFRCLGPGGEGFSLDLNHPLAGHGLKLVVAVERETLPESELSGRGVDWLSRLCAGPGMQARADGKPTDFLDGEALERGDESPDSEFYEKPRLVGHVDSRASEHIAEFYGGLLPPGGRVLDLMSAYQSHLPLGANVGEVVGLGLNLEEMAANPALDGRVIHDLNAEPRLPFDDASFDAIICTASVEYLTRPREVFADLARVLAPGGVLAMTFSNRFFPPKAVRLWTELHDFEKLGLVLDYFLESGRFTQLGTLSARGWPRPEDDRHYGEYPASDPVYGVWGRRS; this comes from the coding sequence ATGAGTCCGCTGGACCCCAGAGGCGCGGCCGGCCTGATCCTGGAGTTGGTCTGGGCCAGCGGCGAGGCGGCCCACAAGGATCTCTTGTACGCCCCGGTGGACCTGTGGGGCGACATCCTGCCCCCCCGCCTGCTGGACGGTCTCAAGGACCTGGGACAGGGCGACAGCCTGGAGCTGGACCTTACCACCGCCGAATCGGTGCCTGCCCGCAGCGAGGCCCTGGTGCGCGCCGCGCCCTGGAGCGCCTTTGCGAGCGGCCAAATGCGCCCCCGCGCTGGCCGCTTCTATCCCCGCCGCCTGCTCTCGGGCGTGGCCGGGGTGTCGCCGAACAGCCTGGAGCCCTTCCGCTGCCTGGGGCCGGGCGGCGAGGGCTTCTCCCTGGACCTGAACCACCCCCTGGCCGGGCACGGGCTCAAGCTGGTGGTGGCCGTGGAGCGCGAGACCCTGCCCGAGTCCGAGCTGAGCGGGCGCGGGGTGGACTGGCTGAGCCGCCTTTGCGCCGGGCCGGGTATGCAGGCCCGGGCCGACGGCAAACCCACCGACTTCCTGGACGGCGAGGCCTTGGAGCGGGGCGACGAGTCCCCGGACTCTGAGTTCTATGAAAAGCCCCGCCTGGTGGGGCACGTGGATTCGCGGGCCAGCGAGCACATCGCCGAGTTCTACGGCGGGCTGCTGCCGCCCGGAGGCCGGGTGCTGGATTTGATGAGCGCCTACCAGAGCCATTTGCCCCTGGGGGCGAACGTCGGCGAGGTGGTGGGCCTGGGCCTGAACCTGGAGGAGATGGCGGCCAACCCGGCCCTGGACGGCCGGGTGATCCACGACCTCAACGCCGAGCCGCGCCTGCCCTTTGATGACGCCAGCTTCGACGCCATAATCTGCACCGCCAGCGTGGAGTATCTCACCCGGCCCCGCGAGGTCTTCGCGGACCTGGCCCGGGTGCTGGCCCCGGGCGGAGTCCTGGCCATGACCTTCAGCAATCGTTTCTTTCCGCCCAAGGCGGTGCGCCTGTGGACCGAGCTGCACGATTTCGAAAAGCTGGGCCTGGTCCTGGACTACTTCCTGGAGAGCGGGCGATTCACACAGCTGGGCACCCTGAGCGCCCGGGGCTGGCCCCGGCCGGAGGATGACCGGCACTATGGTGAGTATCCCGCATCGGACCCGGTTTACGGGGTGTGGGGGCGCCGGTCCTGA